A segment of the Micromonospora sediminicola genome:
CAGCGCCACGGTCACGCCGATGGCCAGCCACATCACCACGATCTCGGCGAAGGCCAGCCCGTACCGGCCGGCGCCGAAGAACAGCGGCGTCCAGATCGCGTTGAGCACGAGCTGCGCGACCCAGGCCCCGAGCGCGGGGCCGAACCCGACCCGGCGCCAGACCAGCCAGCCGGCGATCGCGATCAACGCGTACAGCACCGTCCAGACCGGGCCGAACAGCCAGGAGGGCGGCGCCCAGGCGGGCTGCTCCAGGCTCTGGTATTCCGCGGAGGTGCCCCGGACGCCCAGCCCGCCGATGGCGGCGGCGGCGAACGTGGCGGCGCCGAAGCCGAGCAGGGCCCACCACTTCCGGACCCCGGCGGTACGCCGACCCGCGCTCTGCGTTGTCTCCATGGTCGAGATGTTTCCGCTCGACGGGGGTCACAAACGCCCGGCCGGGGGCCGGACGTGGAAACGCCGGGATCGCCGGGTCCGGACGCTCCGGTCTGGGAGGACAGAGCGCCGGACCCGACGACCCCGGCGGGTCAGGGGTGAAGGAAGGGTTCGCTAATTGAAGATGCTGACGCCACCCGGGCCGACCAGCAGGCCGACGACGATGAGGACGATGCCCCAGAGGATCTGCCGGCGGAACAGCGCGAGAATTCCGGCGACCACGAGTACGACTGCGAGAATCCAGAGAATCAGCTCCATGGCGGCTGGATACCCGGCTCGCCGATCCCGGAAACCTCCCGGTCAGTCGACCTGGTCGCCCAGGTGGAACACGCTGTAGGCCTGCTTGATCACGGGGTGCGCGACGTTGCGGACGCGGACCCCGCCCGGCGTGGTTCCACGCTCGGTGCCGTGGTGGGCGTGGCCGTGCAGCGCCAGCGCGGTCGGCGCCGAGTCGATCGCCTGCCCGAGCTGGTAACAGCCCAGGAACGGGTAGATCTCCAGCGGCTCGCCGGCCAGCGTGTCCGGCACGGGGGAGTAGTGGGTGAGCGCGACCAGCGAGTCGCA
Coding sequences within it:
- a CDS encoding TspO/MBR family protein translates to METTQSAGRRTAGVRKWWALLGFGAATFAAAAIGGLGVRGTSAEYQSLEQPAWAPPSWLFGPVWTVLYALIAIAGWLVWRRVGFGPALGAWVAQLVLNAIWTPLFFGAGRYGLAFAEIVVMWLAIGVTVALFRRVSRPATLLMLPYWAWVTFAAALNFAIWRLNS
- a CDS encoding GPGG-motif small membrane protein, with amino-acid sequence MELILWILAVVLVVAGILALFRRQILWGIVLIVVGLLVGPGGVSIFN